The genomic region CGTGGCGGCGATGGTGCTCGTTGCGCTGGCGTCCGTGTTTCGGGCCTACGCCGCGGGCGCTCCCGCCGGCCTTGCCTGGGGAAATGGGCTCATCGCGGCCGGCGGCGTCATCCTGGGGCTCGCGGGCACGGCCGCGCGGGCGGGATTCCCGGGCGCGTTCTGGGTCACGATGGCGCTCGGCTGGGTGGCCGTCTACGCCGGTTTCCGCCTCGTCAACTCCACGCTGGCCCGGGAGCGCAGCGGCGCGGACGCCGCGGCGGGCTGACCCGCGGGCGGATCGCCGCCGCTCCCGCGGCGGGCCCCCTCCTCCGCGGGTGGCGGTCACGAGTCCTTGTATTGAGGCTCCTCCTCCTGAATCTGCTTCAACCGCGACTCCATCTGCTCGACGATCGCCTTCGCCTGCTGGGCGCATTCCTCGTACAGCCGCTTGGCCGCCTTGTTCTGCGTCTCCAGGGCGAACGACTCCAAGTTCGCCTGCGCGGACTTCAGGCTCGCGATCGTCTGCTTCACCTTGGTGCCGACGGTCATGACGTCGCCTCCCGTTCCCAGCATGAACCGGCCGCGAAGCGCCCATGCGGCGCACAATCTGGCCGCCGTCCCGGATGTTGGCATTCATGCCCCGGTGGGCGCGGGGCACTGTAATTCCTGGGAGCTGACGAGGATTGACGTTCTGGGACCGCGTCTTTTTCGAGTCCCCGGCCTTGCCGCTCCAGGGGTTCGTGATCCGCGCGGTCGTGTCGTACCTCTGGCTGCTGATGATGGCCCGGCTCATGGGCCAGCGCATGCTGGGCCGTCTGACGATGTTCGACCTCGTCGTGGCCATCGCCGTCGGCCAGATCGCCGCCTCGCCGAACACGACGCCCCAGTTCAGCCTCGTCGTCAACATGCTGGGCATCACCGTGTGGTCGCTGATGCACATCGCGATCAGCCGGCTCACGACCCACTTCCCCTCGCTGCGGCGCGTCTTCGCCGGCGAGCCGATCGTCGTCGTGCGCGACGGCCGCGTGCTGGAGCGCAACATGGCGCGCGCGGCGCTCACGTTCGACGACCTCATGGAGGAGCTGCGGCAGCGGCACGTGCCGAAGCTGGCCGACGTGGAATTCGCCGTGTTCGAGCCGAGCGGCAAGATCAGCGTCGTGCAGAAGGCGGACCGCCAGCCGGTCACGCCCAAGGACCTCGGCCTGCCCGTCAGCCAGGAGGGCATGCCGGCGATCGTCGTGCTGCGCGGGCGCGTGCTGGAGAAGACCCTTGAGGAGATCGGCCGCACGCAGGAGTGGCTGAAGGCGAAGCTCGCGGAGTACGGCGTGGACGACGTGCGGGATGTCGTCGTGGCCCAGGTCGACACCGAGGGGCGCCTGTACATCGACCTGCGCGAGGATTCGACCGAGAAGCCGAAAAGCACGGTGAAACCGGAGACGCTTGCCACCCTCCGCAAGGCGGCCGCGGATCTGCAGTCGTTTTCCCTCGATACGGAGGATCCCGGCGCGCGCGCCATGTACCGCGACCTCGCCGCCAAGCTCGAGGCCATGGTCCACCGCCTCGAGCCGCATCTGGCAAGCGGGGAGAAGGGCCCGGATCCGGAGGGCGACGGCCGCCAGGGGGAGGGGAATGCCGATGGGCGATGACCGCGCGCGGGCGTCCTTTCGGGGACGGCCGGCCAGCCGCGCCGTGCTTCTGGCCGCGGTCCTCGCGGCCGTGCTTCTCACGGGCGGCTGCGAGCTGGCGACGATGTTCCGCCATTACTCCGGCGATCACACGACGGAAGCCATTCTCGCGACGACGCACGCCGTGGAGGCCGGGGACTGGGACGAAGCCTACCGCAGGTACCGCCGGCTGGTCGAGATCTGGGACACCCACGACCGCCGCATCCTCCTTGAGGCCACGTTCCAGGGCCGTGACATCTTCGAAAGCGCGCTGGAGGTACTTGAGGAGGCCATCCTTCAGAAGGACACGCGGCAGGCGCTCTACACGCTGCGGGAGCTCAAGGCGGCGCGGCGCGACCTCGGCCCGGCGCTCCCCTGACGGGAGGGCGCCCGTCGAGGCGACTGTGCCCGCAAGGGGTCGACGCCATTGCGGCCGGGACATGCGGCCACGTATACTAGTGGGCGAATTCGCCAGGCGCCGCGCCGTCCGGCGCTTTCTGGTTTTTGGGGGTGTCGCATTGCTCACCTCGCGCCCGCGGGGCACCGCGGACATCGTCCCGCCGGAGAGTGCCCGCTGGCAGAGCCTCGAGGCCGTGGCTCGGGAAGTCTGCCGCCTCTACGGCTATGCCGAGATCCGCACGCCGACCTTCGAACACTCGGAGCTGTTCCACCGCGGGGTGGGCGACACCTCGGACATCGTGGAGAAGGAGACCTACACGTTCGAGGACCGCGGCAAGCGCAGCATCACGCTCCGCCCTGAGGGAACGGCGGGCGTGGTGCGCGCGTACCTGGAAAACGGCCTGCACAACCGTCCGCAACCGGTGAAGCTCTACTATCTCTCCCTCCCCATCTTCCGGTACGAGAAGCCGCAGGCCGGCCGCTTGCGGGAGCACCACCAGTTCGGGGTGGAGGCCCTCGGCAGCGACGATCCGCGCCTGGACGCGGAGGTCATCGCGCTGTCGCTGGAGTTCGTCCAGCGCGCCGGTCTGACGCAACTGGACCTGCACCTCAACAGCATCGGCTGCCCGGCCTGCCGCCCCCGCTACCGGGAAGCGCTGGTCGAGTACTATCGCAGCCACATCGAGGAAATGTGCGCCGACTGCCGCCGCCGGTTGGAGCGCAACCCGCTCCGCCTGCTGGATTGCAAGACGGACCGGGCACTGGCCGTGGCCGCGCCGCGCTCGCTGGACTTCCTCTGTGACGCCTGCCGCGACCATTTCAAGGGATTGCAAGCGGCGCTCCAGGCGCTGGGCATTCGCTTCACCGTGGACCCGACGTTGGTCCGCGGCCTCGACTACTACACGCGAACCGTCTTCGAGTTCACGCACGGCGCCCTCGGGGCGCAGAACGCGCTCTTCGGCGGCGGCCGGTACGACGGCCTTGCGGAGACGCTCGGCGGCCCGCACGTGCCCGGCGTCGGTTTCGGGCTGGGGATGGAGCGGCTCCTCGGCGCGCTGGCGGGCGAGGGGCGCCTGCCGGAGGCGGACGCGGGCGTCACGGCGTTCGTGATCGCCGCCGATGCCGCGAGGGCGCAGGCCCTGCCGCTCGTCCAGCGCCTGCGCGCGGCCGGCGTGTCGGCCGACACGGACTTCCTCGACCGCAGCTTCCGCGCCCAGTTCAAGGCGGCCTCGCGCTATCCGGCGCGCTTCGCCGTCATCCTGGGCGAGGAGGAGCTGTCCGCCGGCGCGGCGGCGGTCAAGGACCTGGAGACCGGCAGCCAGGAGACGGTCTCGCTTGACGATCTCGTGGAATACCTGCGACGGCGCGGCCCCCAGGGCGGCCAGGCGGCCGGCGCGTAAGCGGAGGAACGCGGATGGCACACGCGGAGTGGCAGCGCACCGTCTGGTGCGGCGAAGTTTCGGAGGAGATGGCGGGCCAGCCCGTCACGATCAACGGCTGGGTGCAGCGCGTGCGCGACCACGGCAGCCTTCTTTTCGTGGACGTGCGCGACCGCACGGGCATCGTGCAGGTCACCTTCGATGCCGCCCGCACTCCTGAGGCGTTCCGGACGGCGAGGGAATTCCGTTCGGAGTACGTCGTCAGCGTGAGCGGGACGGTTCGGCTGCGCGCGCCTGACGCCGTCAACCCGAAGATGAAGACGGGGACGGTGGAGATCGAGCCGTCGCGCGCGCTCATCCTGAGCGAGGCGAAGACCCCGCCCTTCTACATCGAGGAGGGCGTCGACGCCGACGAGCTGCTCCGCCTGCGCTACCGCTACCTGGACCTGCGGCGCCCGGACATGCAGCGCAACCTTGCGCTTCGCCACCGCTTCGTGAAGGCTGTGCGCGACTGGTTCGACGCCCACGGCTTTTACGAGATCGAGACGCCCATGCTCACGCGCTCCACGCCGGAAGGCGCGCGCGACTTCCTCGTGCCGAGCCGCCTGCAACCCGGCTCGTTCTACGCCCTGCCGCAGTCGCCGCAGCTCTTCAAGCAGCTGCTCATGGTCTCGGGGTTGGAACGGTACGTGCAGATCGTCCGGTGCTTCCGGGACGAGGACCTGCGCGCCGACCGCCAGCCGGAGTTCACTCAGATCGATGTGGAAATGTCCTTCGTCACGGCTGAGGATGTGATGACCCAGATCGAGGCGATGCTCGCCGCCGCGTTCCGCGCGGTGGGCAAGGACGTGACGACGCCCTTCCCGCGCATGGACTTCGCCACGGCGATGGCGCGCTACGGCTCCGACAAGCCCGACCTGCGCTTCGGGCTGCCCATCGTGGACGTCACCGACATCGCCGCGGAGAGCGAGTTCGGCGTGTTCCGGGAAACAGCGGCGAAGGGCGGCGTGGTGCGCGGCATCGCCGTGCCCCCGGGAGCCACGCTTTCCCGCAAGGACATCGACGGCCTGGCCGAGGAGGCCAAGAGCCGGGGCGCAAAGGGCCTGGCCTGGCTCGCCTTTGACGCTGACGGGCTGCGAGGGCCCGTCGCGAAGCACGTCGGCGGCGTGGCCGCGGCGCTGCAAGCTCGGCTGGAGGCGGAGCCGGGGAGCGTCGCCCTGTTCGTCGCGGACGAGGAGGCCGTGGCGGCGGAGGCGTTGGGGCACCTGCGGCTCGTGCTGGGCCGGCGCCTGAACCTTGTCGCTGGAGCGGGCGACGCGTTCCTCTGGGTGACGGACTTCCCGATGTTCGAGTGGAACGCGGACGAGCGGCGCTGGGAGGCGCGCCACCACCCGTTCACGTCGCCCGTGGAGGCGGACCTGCCCCTGCTGGAGACCGACCCGGCCCGCGTGCGCGCGCAGGCGTACGACCTCGTCTGGAACGGCGTGGAGATCGGCGGCGGCAGCATCCGCATCCACCGCCGGGACGTCCAGGAGCGCGTGTTCCGCTGCTTGGGCTTCTCGAAGGAAGAGGCGCAGGCGAAGTTCGGCTTCCTTCTCGACGCTTTCGAGTACGGCGTGCCGCCGCACGGCGGGATCGCGTTCGGCCTGGACCGTCTCATCATGATGCTGGCCGGCGCGGACTCGCTGCGCGACGTCATCGCGTTCCCGAAGACGGCGCGCGGCGCCGATCCGTTGACGGGAGCGCCGGCGCCGGTTGACCCGCGCCAACTGGAGGAACTCGCCATTCGATCCGTGGCCGGCGAGGAATCGGGGCGCGCGAGCGCGCGCGCCTCTGGCGGGAGCGGCGCGGCCGGGACGGCCTGACCCCGCCGCCTGTCATTCGCTTCCGGCTGCCGGCACGCATGGCCGCGTCGTACAATGAAGCAAACTGAACTGCGCGCCCTTCGGGCGCACCCTGCTGTGTGCGTGACGTAGCCGATTTTTGTTTTGAACCAACACCAAAACAAAGGGAGCCTGGACTCCGTCCGGGGCGGGCAGGCCGCGAACCACGGCGGAAGCCTTGAACCGGCGGGAGGGCACCCACCTGCCAGGGGCAGGTTTGAAACAATCGGCGCACGGCACGGTGGGGTCTGGATTGCGCGAACGCGCCCGGCAGGGCGCGTTTCGTGTTACAAAGGGAAGTATGAGGCGTTACTGGGCCCTCTTCATTCCGCTCTCGATTTCGGACATGGTCATGATTTCCTCGGGGCCCATCCTGGCGGCGGGGCTCAGCCGGCTCGCCCACCCGGAAGTGTCCCTGGCGGCGTACGGCGTGGCGGAGAGCGTCGCGATCCTCTTCGAGAGCCCGATCATCATGCTCCTCCACGCGACCACCGCGCTGGCCCGCAGCCGGCCCGCTTTCGACTCGATCTTCCGCCACATGCTCGTCCTCGACGCCGTGTTGACGGCGCTCACGTTCGCCTTCGGGTTCGTGGATCCGCTGTACGGGCTCCTGTTCGGCACCATCCTCGGCCTGCCGCCGGACGTGGCCGCGGCGGCCCACCCGGCGTTCCAGGCGATGCTCCTCTGGCCGGCCGCCATCGGCTGGCGGCGCGTGTTCCAGGGCGCCCTCATCCGGCACCGCCGCACGGCGCCGGTGGCGTGGGCCAGCTTCGGCCGCCTGGCGACGCTTGCGCTCGTGGTGGCGCTCGGCGTGTGGCGCGGCGCGGACGGGGCGCTCGTCGCCGGCGTGGCGCTGGGCCTCAGCGTGATCGTCGAGGCCGCGTTGGTGACCGTCTTCGCGCGGCCGGCGATCGCCGGCCGGTGGGAGGAGGAGCCGGGCCGCCCGCTGCCCTGGCCGGAATTCTGGTCGCTCTACTGGCCGCTGGCCTCGACCAGCATTCTCATCTTCGCGGGCAAGCCGCTGCTGAGCTCGGGTCTCGCGCGCACGCACGACGCCGCCCAGGCGCTGGCGCTGTGGCCGGTGGTCTGGACGAGCACGCTGCTGCTCGCGAACGGGACGCGCATGGTGCAGCAGATCAGCATCACCCATGTCGTCGACGCAGAAAGCCTGAAGTCCGTCGGCCGGTTCGCCTGGAGCGTGGCCGCCGCCTTTGCCGGATCGTTGCTCCTCGTGGCCTGGACGCCGCTCGCGGAGGTCTACCTCAAGAGCGTCGTGGGACTGCCGCCGGCGCTCGTGCCCGCCGCGGGGACCACGCTCCGCATCCTTTCGGTTCTTCCGCTCGCCGTGTCCGTCGAGAACTGGCTGCAGGCCCACCTCGTCCGGGACGGCCGCACGCGTCCGGTGAACGTCGGCGCGCTCTTGAACGTGGGCGGGATGGTCGCGCCGCTGTTCATCCTGGCCCGGTGGTGGCCGCGCCCGGGCGCGGAGCTGGCGGCGCTGGCGGTGCTCGCCGGCTACGCCGTCGAGCTTCTCTGGCTCTATCGCCGGACGCGGCCGATCGTGCAGCGCTTCGCGGACGCGCCCGCAACGGTGTCCGCATGACCCCGGGCCGGGGTCGCGGTCGATGACCGTCGCGCTTCAGGGCGGCCGCGGCCCGAACGCCGGGCCGGCCGCGCGCGTCTTCCGATTCGCCGCCGCGCCTACGGACCGCTCGCGATGACCTGCGGGCTGGCCCGGTAGGTGTCGATGCCCAGGTCCCGCACTTCCTCCCGGTCCGGCCAGTGGACGATGACCCAGCTGTGCACCCGCACGCCGTCCTGGCCGGCGGCCACGGTCTTCCGGATCCCGCTCGGCAGTTGCGGGTCGGTCGTGTGCACCACGGACTTCGAGTACGTGGCGAGGATCTCGTGGCGCCACGTGACCTTCGGGGGCGGCTGCGCGCCGTAGAGGCTCACCGTCAGCCACCGGTCCTGCGCGGCGGCGCGGATGAGGATCGGCGCCGGCGTGTTGTTCCGGAAGCGGAAATCGAGTCCGTATGTGTCCGTCACGGTCGCGTCCTGGCCGGGCGGCAGGTACGGGACCGTCAATCCGTGGGCGTGCCGCTCGACGACCTCCAGGTTCGCGAGGATCACGGCGTTGTAAAGCGTCGACGCCCCCTGGCAGACGCCGCCGCCGATGGACGGCACGATGCGCGTGCCCACGAACATCCGCCCCATGCCGAAGCCGTTCTCTTTCGTGTACGGCCCCACGATGCGGTTGTACGAGAACACCTCGCCCGGCAGCACGATGGTCCCGTTCAGGCGCCGGGCGGCGAGCGCGATGTTGTCCGCCTGGCTCGGGGTGGCGTGCGTGAAGCGGGTGCTGTACGTCCCGATGAGGTACGGGATGTCCATGTCGAGAAGGCGGTGCGACAGCGCGGCGTCGTCAGGGATGAAGACGCCGTGCGCGTCCTCAGGGCGCCGTGCCGCCGGCGCCCCCGCGGCGTTTGCCACGCCCGTCATGCCCTGTTCAGCCTGCGCAGCTTCCGGCGGCGTCGGAAGAACGGCGGGTCCGGGCGCTGCGTGCAGCGGCGCGGACGGGGCGCGTGCGGGGCGTTCCACCGCGCCGTCGCGCCGGGCCGGCGCACCGGCCGCCCACGTCATGGCCGCCACGCACAGCATCGATGACGCGATCGCCACCGCCCACCGCCCGCGACGCGTCATGCGACGCACCCCCGCGCTTAAGGTGAACGCGACGGAAGGCGCGCATACGGACGACTTGCTGCCATCTGCCGAGTCGACGTCGTCCCTGGACCGTCAACCCCAGAACGCGTGCGAGACCCAAACCGCGGCGACAAAGCCGACGGCGTCGCCCAGGAGGCAGAACGCGAGCGCGGGACCGCTCCGCTTGATGCCGACCGCGCCCAGGTACACGCTCAACACGTAAAACGTCGTCTCGCTGCTGCCCTGCATGACCGAAGCCAGCCGGCCGATCAGCGAATCGGGTCCGTATTCGTCCAGCAGGCTGACGAGGTAGCCGAGCGCCGCCGAACCGGAGAGCGGCCGCATCAGCGCCAGCGGCACGACGGGCGCGGGGATGCCGACGAGCGCCAGCCACCCGCCCAGCGCGTGCGCCGCGGCGTCAAGCGCGCCGCTCGCGCGAAAGACGCCGATGGCGACGTAGATCGCCAGCACGTGCGGAAAGATGTTGTAGACGAGTTGAAGCCCTTCCCGCGCCCCTTCGAGAAACGTCTCGAAGAGGTCGATGCGGCGCGCCAGCCCGGCGACGACCGACGCGGCGATGAAGACGGGCAGGACCCACGTCGCGAACTCAGCCACGGCGGCGGTCCCTGCCGGTGCCGGGCCCCGGCGGCAGCGTGCGCCGCCAGACCTGCGTGGCGATCAGCACGGCGACCATCGACGCGCCCGTGACGATCATCGCCGGCCCCGCGATCTCGGCCGGATGGTGCGACCCGGCCGCGGCGCGGACGGCGATGGTCGTCGCGGGCAGGAGGCTGATCGCGGCGCTGTTGATGGCGAGAAACGTCACCATGGCGGGAGAGGCGGTGTCCCTGCGGGGATTCAGCTCCTGCAACTCCCGCATGGCCTTGAGCCCGAACGGCGTCGCCGCGTTGCCGAGCCCGAGCGTATTCGCCGCCATGTTCATGACGATGGCGCCCATCGCCGGGTGCTGCGGCGGCACGTCGGGGAAGAGCCGCCCGAAGAGGGGGGCCATCGCGCGCGCGAGGAGGTCGATCAGACCCGCGCGCTCCGCGATGCGGCTGATGCCGAACCACACGGCGACGATGCCCGCGAGTTGGATGCTTGTCTGCACGGCGGCGCCGCCCTGGGACATGAACGCGCCCGTCACGTCGCCCAGGCGCCCGTGGGCGGCGCCGTACGCGAGGCCGCCGAGCAGCAGCGCGACCCAGATCGCGTTGACCATGTCGTCCCCCCTTCGCTCGTTTCCCGACGTTCACTGGAAGAGGCGCAGAACCAGCGCCGTGACGCCGGCCGCGATGATCGGGCCCGTCGGCACGCCGGACATCAGGGCCGTGCCGACGATCGTGCCGACCACAAGCGCCACCAGGATCTGCGGGTTCGCGTCCATGTAGCGCACGCCGAAGCGGCCCACCCAGCTTCCCGCGGCGCTGACGATCACCGCGGTGAGGCCCGACACGCTGACGAGGTCCCGGAAGAAGTGCCTCCAGTCGAGCTGGTCCATCGCCACCGGCACGAGCACGGCGAGGATCAGGAAGACGTACCCCACCGTCAGCCCGTAGCGCATGAGCCACGCGAAGGCAGCGTCCGCCTGGCCGAGCTTCAAGAGCAGGAGGATGCAGGCCGACCCGGCGACGATGGCGTTTCGCGCCATCAGCCCGAGGAGCAGCACGCCGACCAGGACGATCGTGCCCTCGCTCATCGCGCGCCTCCTGGGAGCACGCTTATTCACCCCGGAGGGGAATCATCACCGCGTCGCCCGCAGGAACGGCGGCGGTGTCCCGAGAAGTGGAGCGACCCGGGCACCCGCGCGGGCAGGGGAGGTGCGCAGGTGGGAGAGATCCTCGTCGGCACGTGCGCGTGGAGCGACCACGAAGGGTTCTATCCGGAAGGCCTGCCGCCGGCCCAGCGAATCACGTACTACGCCGAGCACTTTCGGCTCGTCGAGGTCGACAGCACCTATTACCACATGCCGGCGGAGCGCAACTTCCGGCTGTGGAACGAGCGGACGCCCGCCCACTTCCGCTTCGACGTGAAGGCGTACCGCGGCATGACGAAGCACGACCGCGACGCCGAGCGCACGGGCCGCGACGCCATGCCGCTCGACCTGATGTTCGAGCGCTTCGCGTCCGCGCTCTCGCCCATACGCGACAGCGGCAAGCTGCGCGCCGTGCTCCTGCAGTTCCCTCCGTGGTTCGTCTGCCGGGAGTCGCACTACGACTACCTTCTGTACGCCCGGCGCATGCTGTCCGGGTTCACGCTCGCCGTCGAATTTCGTCACCGCTCTTGGTTCCGGGACGAGAACCGCTCGCGGACGCTGCGCTTCCTGGAGCGGCACGAGTTCGTCCACGTGATCGCGGACGAGCCCCAGGTCGGCGAGGGGTGCGTGCCGCTCGTGCCGGTCGTCACGCACCCGGACCTGGCCATCGCGCGCCTTCACGGGCGGAACGCCGCGACGTGGTACCGCAAGGGGGGCTCCTCGGGCGAGCGCTTCCGGTACCGGTATAACGAGCAGGAACTTGAGGAGTGGGCGCGCACTGCGGAGCGCCTGGCGGCGCAGGCCCGGGAGGTCCACGTGCTCTTCAACAACAACTTCGGCGACTACGCCGTGACGAACGCTCAGGAACTGAAAGCGCTTCTTCTGGGAGCTGGAGGAGTCTGACATGGCATTCGCGTCATGGCTCGGCGAGGCCGTCGCCCGTGCGGCGGCGGGCTTCAGCGGGCACCTCAGCGTCTTCGCGCGCGACCTGCGCGACGGCGCCACGTTTGAACTCGACGCCGACCGCGTCGGCGAGACGGCGAGCATGATCAAGGTGCCGATTCTCGTCGCCCTCTGGGAGGCCATCGAGGCCGGGCGCCTCGGCTGGCACGACGTCGTCCGCGTCAACCCCGCGAACCGGACGACGGGATCCGGCGTCCTCGCGGATCTTGAGGACGGCGTCCAGCTGCGCATCTGCGACCTCGCCACGCTCATGATCGTCGTCAGCGACAACGTGGCCACGAACGAGCTGATCGACCGCGTCGGGCTGGAGGCGGTCAACCGCGCCATGGAGCGGCGCGGCCTGCGGGCGACGCGGCTCCACAAGAAGCTCTACTGGGACATCCCCGGCGAGCTCGGCACGACGACGCCGCGGGAGATGGCCACGCTCATGGAGTCCATCCACGCGCGCCGCTGCGTGTCCCGGCGCGCCGACGAGGCGATGGTCGCGATCCTGGAGCGCCAGCACTACAACTCGGCGCTGACCCGGCTCCTCCCGTATTCCCTGGTGTCCGAGGAAGGGGGTCGCCCGCCGGCCGTGCGCGTCGCCTCCAAGAGCGGTTCGCTCGACGGCGTCCGCAACGATG from Clostridia bacterium harbors:
- a CDS encoding DUF1657 domain-containing protein, whose translation is MTVGTKVKQTIASLKSAQANLESFALETQNKAAKRLYEECAQQAKAIVEQMESRLKQIQEEEPQYKDS
- a CDS encoding DUF421 domain-containing protein; amino-acid sequence: MTFWDRVFFESPALPLQGFVIRAVVSYLWLLMMARLMGQRMLGRLTMFDLVVAIAVGQIAASPNTTPQFSLVVNMLGITVWSLMHIAISRLTTHFPSLRRVFAGEPIVVVRDGRVLERNMARAALTFDDLMEELRQRHVPKLADVEFAVFEPSGKISVVQKADRQPVTPKDLGLPVSQEGMPAIVVLRGRVLEKTLEEIGRTQEWLKAKLAEYGVDDVRDVVVAQVDTEGRLYIDLREDSTEKPKSTVKPETLATLRKAAADLQSFSLDTEDPGARAMYRDLAAKLEAMVHRLEPHLASGEKGPDPEGDGRQGEGNADGR
- a CDS encoding histidine--tRNA ligase, with translation MRPRILVGEFARRRAVRRFLVFGGVALLTSRPRGTADIVPPESARWQSLEAVAREVCRLYGYAEIRTPTFEHSELFHRGVGDTSDIVEKETYTFEDRGKRSITLRPEGTAGVVRAYLENGLHNRPQPVKLYYLSLPIFRYEKPQAGRLREHHQFGVEALGSDDPRLDAEVIALSLEFVQRAGLTQLDLHLNSIGCPACRPRYREALVEYYRSHIEEMCADCRRRLERNPLRLLDCKTDRALAVAAPRSLDFLCDACRDHFKGLQAALQALGIRFTVDPTLVRGLDYYTRTVFEFTHGALGAQNALFGGGRYDGLAETLGGPHVPGVGFGLGMERLLGALAGEGRLPEADAGVTAFVIAADAARAQALPLVQRLRAAGVSADTDFLDRSFRAQFKAASRYPARFAVILGEEELSAGAAAVKDLETGSQETVSLDDLVEYLRRRGPQGGQAAGA
- the aspS gene encoding aspartate--tRNA ligase, with translation MAHAEWQRTVWCGEVSEEMAGQPVTINGWVQRVRDHGSLLFVDVRDRTGIVQVTFDAARTPEAFRTAREFRSEYVVSVSGTVRLRAPDAVNPKMKTGTVEIEPSRALILSEAKTPPFYIEEGVDADELLRLRYRYLDLRRPDMQRNLALRHRFVKAVRDWFDAHGFYEIETPMLTRSTPEGARDFLVPSRLQPGSFYALPQSPQLFKQLLMVSGLERYVQIVRCFRDEDLRADRQPEFTQIDVEMSFVTAEDVMTQIEAMLAAAFRAVGKDVTTPFPRMDFATAMARYGSDKPDLRFGLPIVDVTDIAAESEFGVFRETAAKGGVVRGIAVPPGATLSRKDIDGLAEEAKSRGAKGLAWLAFDADGLRGPVAKHVGGVAAALQARLEAEPGSVALFVADEEAVAAEALGHLRLVLGRRLNLVAGAGDAFLWVTDFPMFEWNADERRWEARHHPFTSPVEADLPLLETDPARVRAQAYDLVWNGVEIGGGSIRIHRRDVQERVFRCLGFSKEEAQAKFGFLLDAFEYGVPPHGGIAFGLDRLIMMLAGADSLRDVIAFPKTARGADPLTGAPAPVDPRQLEELAIRSVAGEESGRASARASGGSGAAGTA
- a CDS encoding VanW family protein, giving the protein MTRRGRWAVAIASSMLCVAAMTWAAGAPARRDGAVERPARAPSAPLHAAPGPAVLPTPPEAAQAEQGMTGVANAAGAPAARRPEDAHGVFIPDDAALSHRLLDMDIPYLIGTYSTRFTHATPSQADNIALAARRLNGTIVLPGEVFSYNRIVGPYTKENGFGMGRMFVGTRIVPSIGGGVCQGASTLYNAVILANLEVVERHAHGLTVPYLPPGQDATVTDTYGLDFRFRNNTPAPILIRAAAQDRWLTVSLYGAQPPPKVTWRHEILATYSKSVVHTTDPQLPSGIRKTVAAGQDGVRVHSWVIVHWPDREEVRDLGIDTYRASPQVIASGP
- a CDS encoding spore maturation protein; protein product: MAEFATWVLPVFIAASVVAGLARRIDLFETFLEGAREGLQLVYNIFPHVLAIYVAIGVFRASGALDAAAHALGGWLALVGIPAPVVPLALMRPLSGSAALGYLVSLLDEYGPDSLIGRLASVMQGSSETTFYVLSVYLGAVGIKRSGPALAFCLLGDAVGFVAAVWVSHAFWG
- a CDS encoding spore maturation protein; this translates as MVNAIWVALLLGGLAYGAAHGRLGDVTGAFMSQGGAAVQTSIQLAGIVAVWFGISRIAERAGLIDLLARAMAPLFGRLFPDVPPQHPAMGAIVMNMAANTLGLGNAATPFGLKAMRELQELNPRRDTASPAMVTFLAINSAAISLLPATTIAVRAAAGSHHPAEIAGPAMIVTGASMVAVLIATQVWRRTLPPGPGTGRDRRRG
- a CDS encoding DUF441 domain-containing protein produces the protein MSEGTIVLVGVLLLGLMARNAIVAGSACILLLLKLGQADAAFAWLMRYGLTVGYVFLILAVLVPVAMDQLDWRHFFRDLVSVSGLTAVIVSAAGSWVGRFGVRYMDANPQILVALVVGTIVGTALMSGVPTGPIIAAGVTALVLRLFQ
- a CDS encoding DUF72 domain-containing protein; this encodes MGEILVGTCAWSDHEGFYPEGLPPAQRITYYAEHFRLVEVDSTYYHMPAERNFRLWNERTPAHFRFDVKAYRGMTKHDRDAERTGRDAMPLDLMFERFASALSPIRDSGKLRAVLLQFPPWFVCRESHYDYLLYARRMLSGFTLAVEFRHRSWFRDENRSRTLRFLERHEFVHVIADEPQVGEGCVPLVPVVTHPDLAIARLHGRNAATWYRKGGSSGERFRYRYNEQELEEWARTAERLAAQAREVHVLFNNNFGDYAVTNAQELKALLLGAGGV
- a CDS encoding serine hydrolase is translated as MAFASWLGEAVARAAAGFSGHLSVFARDLRDGATFELDADRVGETASMIKVPILVALWEAIEAGRLGWHDVVRVNPANRTTGSGVLADLEDGVQLRICDLATLMIVVSDNVATNELIDRVGLEAVNRAMERRGLRATRLHKKLYWDIPGELGTTTPREMATLMESIHARRCVSRRADEAMVAILERQHYNSALTRLLPYSLVSEEGGRPPAVRVASKSGSLDGVRNDAGIVRTPWGDYVVALMTDGALDPRYHVDNEAMWLLPRVSRAILEAFREEGA